The following coding sequences lie in one Fibrobacter sp. UWB4 genomic window:
- a CDS encoding DEAD/DEAH box helicase, translating to MKFEELPLANPLQRAVRAVGYETPTPIQERSIPSLLEGKDLLGIAQTGTGKTAAFALPILQRLLDSGKFRSPKTCRALILLPTRELAIQVEDCFKDYAQFTAISTACIFGGVNDNPQKQKLVRGVDVLVATPGRLLDLIGQKAISLKKLEFFVLDEADRMLDMGFIHDIRKVVAMLPQDRQNLFFSATMPEEISKLAATILRPNPVRVEVAPQSTPIERIRQELYRIDKRRKGALLKELLAEHPEMKKVLVFCRTKHGADKIVRVLEKAGIKCAAIHGNKSQNRRQEALGNFKCEQIRVLVATDIAARGIDVDDVSHVFNYDLPNEHETFVHRIGRTARAGKEGVAISFCSPDEESDLRGIEKLTRVKIPEGDQSIYEKLPPPQKETAESMMRNSRGRMSREEAQARAAETRNNRGPRGRKDNRNENRENARNANAENAQTRQNSQPHDKKPQRNNAPRNHEQNSRNESRNPAQNVNAQNAPTDNTPNPQNGGRRHRRNRPGSRARRRMRESQSQQQ from the coding sequence ATGAAATTTGAAGAACTTCCTTTGGCAAATCCATTGCAGCGGGCCGTCCGCGCTGTTGGTTACGAAACCCCGACCCCGATTCAAGAACGTTCCATCCCGAGTCTTCTCGAAGGCAAGGATCTCTTGGGAATTGCTCAGACGGGAACCGGTAAGACGGCAGCATTTGCACTCCCGATTTTGCAACGCTTGCTCGACTCCGGGAAGTTCCGTTCTCCCAAAACTTGCCGTGCATTGATTTTGTTGCCGACACGTGAACTCGCCATCCAGGTAGAAGACTGCTTCAAGGATTATGCGCAGTTCACGGCGATTTCGACGGCATGTATTTTTGGTGGCGTGAATGACAATCCGCAAAAGCAAAAGCTTGTTCGCGGTGTCGATGTGCTTGTCGCCACTCCGGGACGCTTGCTTGACTTGATTGGTCAAAAGGCGATATCGCTCAAGAAACTTGAATTCTTTGTGCTTGACGAGGCGGACCGCATGCTCGATATGGGCTTTATCCATGACATTCGCAAGGTTGTGGCGATGCTCCCGCAAGACCGACAGAATTTGTTCTTTAGCGCCACGATGCCGGAAGAAATTTCGAAACTTGCCGCGACGATTCTGCGCCCGAATCCGGTGCGTGTTGAAGTGGCGCCGCAGAGCACTCCGATTGAACGCATCCGTCAGGAGCTTTACCGCATTGACAAGCGCCGCAAGGGCGCGCTCCTCAAGGAACTCTTGGCGGAACATCCTGAAATGAAAAAGGTGCTCGTGTTCTGCCGTACCAAGCATGGTGCCGATAAAATTGTGCGCGTTCTTGAAAAGGCGGGCATCAAGTGTGCCGCTATTCATGGGAACAAGAGCCAGAACCGTCGTCAAGAAGCTCTCGGAAATTTCAAGTGCGAACAAATTCGAGTGCTTGTGGCAACAGATATTGCGGCGCGTGGCATTGATGTGGACGATGTGAGCCATGTGTTCAATTACGACTTGCCGAATGAGCATGAAACGTTCGTGCATCGCATTGGTCGTACAGCCCGTGCAGGGAAGGAAGGCGTTGCCATTTCGTTCTGCTCTCCGGACGAAGAATCCGATTTGCGCGGGATTGAAAAGCTTACACGCGTGAAAATCCCGGAAGGCGATCAGAGCATTTACGAGAAGCTCCCGCCTCCGCAAAAAGAGACTGCTGAAAGCATGATGCGTAATTCTCGCGGGCGCATGTCTCGCGAAGAAGCGCAGGCCCGCGCTGCTGAAACCCGCAACAATCGCGGTCCTCGCGGTCGCAAGGACAATCGCAATGAAAATCGCGAGAATGCCCGTAATGCAAATGCTGAAAATGCGCAGACGCGTCAGAATTCTCAACCGCACGATAAAAAGCCGCAGCGTAACAATGCTCCGCGCAATCACGAACAGAACTCTCGCAATGAATCTCGCAATCCTGCCCAGAATGTGAATGCGCAAAACGCTCCGACCGACAACACCCCGAATCCGCAAAACGGCGGTCGCCGTCATCGCCGTAACCGCCCGGGTTCCCGCGCTCGCCGCCGCATGCGCGAATCGCAATCCCAACAACAGTAA
- a CDS encoding TIGR02147 family protein: MKEILEYTSYRQYIADYYADKKASSAFTWQTFATEAGFSSRVYLKYVSEGRFNLSDSATARVADAMRLVDYEREYFTEMVKFDHAKTDDEKKAAFNKMLAIADAHKAKILEGDAFRFFESWKNPVIRELAPSMPGAKPLALAHACRPEITAAEVSDVLNFLVKGGFLKKDDDGNYVQTDKSLTTGPMGVTPVAVRTMHRQMGELALEAIEGVAQDKRNFSGVTFGITKEGYDEIVQEIADCRKKVIAIARKNAATDEVYRLNMQLFPLTNKQELKK, from the coding sequence ATGAAAGAAATACTAGAATATACGAGCTATCGCCAGTATATTGCGGACTACTATGCCGATAAAAAGGCGAGTTCTGCGTTTACCTGGCAAACGTTCGCTACCGAAGCTGGCTTTTCTTCACGCGTTTATCTAAAATACGTGAGTGAAGGCCGTTTTAACTTAAGCGATTCGGCGACCGCTCGCGTGGCAGATGCCATGCGATTGGTGGATTACGAACGCGAATATTTCACCGAAATGGTCAAGTTCGACCATGCAAAAACGGATGATGAAAAGAAGGCCGCTTTCAATAAAATGCTTGCGATTGCGGATGCCCACAAGGCGAAAATCTTGGAAGGCGATGCGTTCCGCTTTTTCGAAAGCTGGAAAAATCCGGTCATCCGTGAACTTGCTCCATCGATGCCTGGCGCAAAGCCACTTGCGCTTGCACATGCATGCCGCCCGGAAATTACGGCAGCCGAAGTCAGCGATGTGCTGAATTTCCTTGTCAAAGGCGGGTTCCTAAAAAAAGATGACGATGGCAATTACGTACAAACGGACAAGTCCTTGACGACGGGACCTATGGGTGTGACGCCGGTCGCTGTCCGTACGATGCACCGCCAAATGGGCGAACTTGCGCTTGAGGCAATCGAAGGTGTCGCTCAGGACAAGCGAAATTTTTCGGGTGTCACGTTCGGCATCACGAAAGAAGGCTACGATGAAATCGTGCAAGAAATCGCCGATTGCCGTAAAAAAGTTATTGCCATTGCTCGGAAAAACGCCGCC